The following proteins come from a genomic window of Hymenobacter canadensis:
- a CDS encoding nucleotide exchange factor GrpE yields MADDKTNQPDDTQFDHAAGELTQEPNAPEVGEVEGTEAAAPGSKTEAELADLKDKYLRLAAEFENYKRRTTKERADLFKTANQELMTALLPVLDDFDRARHHTKDTDDANAVRESIDIIHNKLQKTLNQKGLTPMETKGGAFDPDLHEAITQIPAPSDDLKGKIVDEVERGYYLGDKVIRHAKVVLGA; encoded by the coding sequence ATGGCTGACGATAAAACCAACCAACCCGACGATACCCAATTCGACCATGCCGCCGGCGAGCTAACCCAAGAGCCTAACGCTCCCGAAGTAGGGGAGGTAGAAGGCACTGAAGCTGCCGCGCCCGGCTCGAAAACCGAAGCTGAGCTGGCCGACCTGAAGGACAAATACCTGCGCCTGGCTGCCGAGTTTGAGAACTACAAGCGCCGCACCACCAAGGAGCGCGCCGACCTGTTCAAGACGGCTAACCAGGAACTGATGACGGCCCTGCTGCCCGTACTCGACGATTTCGACCGGGCCCGCCACCACACCAAGGACACCGACGATGCCAACGCCGTGCGCGAAAGCATCGACATTATCCATAACAAGCTGCAGAAAACCCTCAACCAGAAGGGCCTGACGCCGATGGAAACCAAAGGCGGCGCGTTCGACCCCGATCTGCACGAGGCCATCACCCAGATTCCGGCCCCGTCGGACGACCTGAAAGGGAAGATTGTGGACGAAGTGGAGCGGGGCTACTACCTCGGCGACAAGGTAATCCGGCACGCCAAAGTGGTGCTGGGCGCTTAG
- the dnaJ gene encoding molecular chaperone DnaJ, with the protein MAAKRDYYEVLGVAKNAAADEIKKAYRKVAIKYHPDKNPDDPTSEDKFKEAAEAYEVLSDANKKARYDQYGHQGMGGNGGGPNMEDIFSQFGDIFGGGGGFEGFFGGGGRGQGGRRVRKGSNLRIKLKLDLEEVANGVEKKIKVKRYVACNTCSGTGAKNGTDLKTCGTCNGQGQVKRVVNTMLGQMVSASTCPTCEGEGKVVTSKCDVCQGDGRQLHEEVIPINIPAGVAEGMQLSMNGKGNFPERGGVPGDLLIQIEEEPHESLKRDGNNIMFEQYISFVDAALGASIEVPTIEGKVKIKVDAGTQPGKILRLRGKGIKDINGYGRGDQLIHLSVWTPKNVTGEERELLEKLRNAQNFTPNPGKNEKGFFEKVKEYFQ; encoded by the coding sequence ATGGCAGCGAAGCGAGATTATTACGAGGTGCTGGGCGTAGCCAAAAACGCAGCCGCGGATGAGATAAAGAAGGCCTACCGTAAGGTAGCCATCAAATATCACCCCGATAAAAACCCCGACGACCCGACGTCCGAAGACAAGTTCAAGGAAGCCGCCGAGGCTTACGAAGTGCTGTCGGATGCCAACAAAAAGGCCCGATACGACCAGTACGGCCATCAGGGCATGGGCGGCAACGGTGGCGGCCCGAACATGGAGGACATCTTCTCCCAGTTCGGCGACATCTTCGGCGGGGGCGGCGGCTTCGAGGGCTTCTTTGGCGGCGGTGGCCGCGGCCAGGGCGGGCGGCGCGTGCGCAAAGGCTCCAACCTGCGCATCAAGCTGAAGCTGGACCTGGAGGAAGTGGCCAACGGCGTCGAGAAGAAGATCAAGGTGAAGCGCTACGTGGCCTGCAACACCTGCTCGGGCACCGGCGCCAAAAACGGCACCGACCTCAAAACCTGCGGCACCTGCAACGGCCAGGGCCAGGTGAAGCGCGTGGTGAACACCATGCTCGGCCAGATGGTAAGCGCCTCTACCTGCCCCACCTGCGAAGGCGAAGGTAAAGTAGTGACCAGCAAGTGCGACGTCTGCCAAGGCGACGGCCGCCAGCTACACGAGGAAGTTATTCCGATCAACATTCCGGCCGGCGTAGCCGAGGGCATGCAGCTGAGCATGAACGGCAAAGGCAACTTCCCGGAGCGCGGCGGCGTGCCCGGCGACCTGCTCATTCAGATTGAGGAGGAGCCGCACGAGTCGCTGAAGCGCGACGGCAACAACATCATGTTCGAGCAGTACATCTCGTTCGTGGATGCCGCGCTGGGGGCCAGCATCGAGGTGCCCACTATTGAGGGCAAAGTGAAGATTAAGGTGGATGCCGGCACGCAGCCCGGCAAAATCCTGCGTCTGCGCGGCAAGGGCATCAAGGACATCAACGGCTACGGCCGCGGCGACCAGCTGATTCATCTCAGTGTTTGGACGCCCAAGAACGTGACCGGCGAAGAGCGGGAGCTGCTGGAAAAGCTGCGCAACGCCCAGAATTTCACCCCGAACCCCGGCAAAAACGAGAAAGGCTTCTTCGAGAAGGTGAAGGAGTACTTCCAGTAA
- a CDS encoding RNA polymerase sigma factor — protein MSPAAPSTAFVAVVNEYQPLLRRVCRLYCQDADDRQDLFQEIVLQLWRAWPNYVPQAGARLSTWLYRIALNVAISNLRQRTRRPQPLRLEAEALQLAQETEPPNYEPEEMAALYRAINRLSDVDKAFVLLYLEERTYEEMADILGITQNNVRVKMHRVQDKIRQHLTRPV, from the coding sequence ATGAGCCCCGCTGCACCCTCTACTGCCTTTGTTGCTGTTGTGAATGAGTACCAGCCGCTGCTGCGGCGCGTGTGCCGGCTGTACTGCCAGGACGCCGATGACCGGCAGGACCTGTTCCAGGAAATAGTGCTGCAGCTCTGGCGGGCCTGGCCCAACTACGTGCCGCAGGCCGGGGCCCGGCTCAGTACCTGGCTCTACCGCATTGCCCTGAACGTAGCCATTAGCAACCTGCGCCAGCGCACCCGCCGCCCGCAGCCGCTGCGCCTGGAGGCAGAGGCGCTGCAGTTGGCGCAGGAAACCGAGCCGCCCAACTACGAGCCCGAAGAAATGGCGGCCCTGTACCGGGCCATCAACCGACTTTCTGATGTAGACAAGGCCTTTGTACTGCTGTATCTGGAAGAACGCACCTACGAGGAAATGGCCGACATCCTCGGCATCACCCAAAACAACGTGCGCGTGAAAATGCACCGCGTGCAGGACAAGATTCGCCAACACCTTACCCGCCCCGTCTGA
- a CDS encoding ABC transporter ATP-binding protein: MPPILQAIDVRKAYAAHTALDGVSLDIPERSIFGLLGPNGAGKTSLIRIITQITAADSGEIRIRGEKLNPSHIGQIGYLPEERGLYKKMKVGEQLLYLARLKGLSRADATQRIKSWLDRLELKSWAEKNVEDLSKGMQQKVQFIATVLHEPEIIILDEPFSGFDPINANLIKDEILALREKGATIIFSTHRMESVEELCDNIALINRSRKVLDGTVRDIKNTFRTQTYEVEGRGRLMVTHPDFEVLEHKERENGHFYDVIKLHAGTSPNDLLRYLIGNVEVHAFRELIPSINDIFIRRVRETMPETLMEEASA; encoded by the coding sequence ATGCCTCCCATTCTGCAAGCCATTGACGTGCGCAAGGCCTACGCCGCGCACACCGCCCTCGACGGCGTAAGCCTCGACATCCCGGAGCGCAGCATCTTCGGGCTGCTGGGGCCCAACGGCGCCGGCAAAACCTCGCTCATCCGCATCATCACTCAGATTACGGCTGCTGATTCCGGCGAAATCCGCATCCGGGGCGAGAAGCTCAACCCCAGCCACATCGGTCAGATTGGCTACCTGCCCGAGGAGCGCGGCCTCTACAAGAAGATGAAGGTGGGCGAGCAACTGCTGTACCTGGCCCGCCTCAAAGGCCTGAGCCGCGCCGACGCCACCCAGCGCATCAAAAGCTGGCTCGACCGCCTGGAGCTCAAGTCCTGGGCCGAGAAGAACGTGGAAGACCTCAGCAAGGGCATGCAGCAAAAGGTGCAGTTCATTGCCACGGTGCTGCACGAGCCCGAAATCATCATCCTGGATGAGCCGTTTTCGGGCTTCGACCCCATCAACGCCAACCTCATCAAAGACGAGATTCTGGCTTTGCGCGAGAAAGGCGCTACTATCATTTTCAGCACCCACCGCATGGAATCGGTGGAGGAGCTCTGTGACAACATTGCCCTGATCAACCGCAGCCGAAAAGTGCTTGACGGTACCGTGCGCGACATCAAGAACACCTTCCGCACCCAGACCTATGAGGTGGAAGGCCGCGGCCGGCTCATGGTCACGCACCCCGATTTTGAAGTGCTGGAGCACAAGGAGCGCGAAAACGGCCACTTCTACGACGTCATCAAGCTGCACGCCGGCACCTCGCCCAATGACCTGCTGCGCTACCTTATCGGCAACGTGGAGGTGCACGCCTTCCGCGAGCTGATTCCGAGCATCAACGACATCTTCATTCGGCGGGTGCGGGAAACTATGCCCGAAACGCTGATGGAAGAAGCCTCGGCTTAA
- a CDS encoding ABC transporter permease, protein MDKIFLVFQREYLSRVRKKSFIIMSLIGPLLTVALFAVPVFIAKMSDSGKTVVVADGGNLFAGKLPEAKDDIRFVATTPDLAQAKAEFKKSKHDALLYIPKQDLANPGGFQVFSRKGLGVSLERDINRAVSLQIENQRLTASGIDRATLDKLKADVSLETVSLSDDGEKSSSTGVSTGVAYACGFLIYIFIFMYGVQIMRGVMEEKTSRIVEVVISSVKPFQLMMGKVLGIAAVGFTQLALWVLLSVGISSVMARSVSPEKMVEDRVSRTTAMASGSATATVSTDTPQEKAAKKDTNVAAKMTAALRAADLNVPLIVGCFLFYFLGGYLFYGALFGAIGAAVDNDTDTQQFMLPVTMPLVLTFVVSQAILTTNPNGSVAVWMSMIPLTSPIAMVMRLPFGGVPAWQLATSMVLLVLGFIFTTWLAARIYRVGILMYGKKVNYRELSKWMFYKG, encoded by the coding sequence ATGGATAAAATATTTCTCGTTTTCCAGCGCGAATACCTGTCGCGGGTGCGCAAGAAAAGCTTCATTATCATGTCGCTGATCGGGCCGCTGCTGACGGTGGCGCTGTTTGCGGTGCCCGTGTTCATTGCCAAGATGTCGGACAGCGGCAAGACCGTGGTGGTGGCCGATGGCGGCAACCTGTTTGCCGGAAAGCTGCCCGAGGCCAAGGACGATATCCGGTTTGTGGCGACCACGCCCGACCTGGCCCAGGCCAAAGCCGAGTTCAAGAAAAGCAAGCACGACGCCCTGCTCTACATTCCGAAGCAGGACCTGGCCAATCCCGGCGGCTTTCAGGTGTTTTCGCGCAAGGGCCTGGGCGTGTCGCTGGAGCGCGACATCAACCGCGCCGTGTCGCTGCAGATTGAAAACCAGCGCCTCACGGCCTCCGGCATCGACCGCGCCACGCTTGACAAGCTCAAGGCCGACGTGAGCTTGGAGACGGTGAGTTTGAGCGACGACGGTGAGAAAAGCTCCAGCACCGGCGTCAGCACGGGCGTGGCCTACGCCTGTGGCTTCCTGATTTACATATTCATCTTCATGTACGGCGTGCAGATTATGCGCGGCGTAATGGAGGAGAAAACCAGCCGCATCGTGGAAGTGGTCATTTCCTCGGTGAAGCCTTTCCAGCTGATGATGGGCAAGGTGCTAGGCATTGCGGCCGTGGGCTTCACGCAGCTGGCGCTGTGGGTGCTGCTTTCCGTGGGCATCAGCTCGGTAATGGCGCGCTCCGTCAGCCCCGAGAAGATGGTGGAAGACCGGGTGAGCCGTACTACGGCCATGGCTTCGGGTTCGGCCACGGCCACGGTCAGCACCGATACGCCGCAGGAAAAAGCCGCCAAGAAAGACACCAACGTAGCCGCCAAGATGACGGCCGCTCTGCGCGCCGCCGACCTGAACGTGCCGCTGATTGTGGGCTGCTTCCTGTTTTATTTTCTGGGTGGCTACCTGTTCTACGGGGCGCTGTTCGGGGCCATCGGGGCGGCCGTCGACAACGACACCGACACCCAGCAGTTTATGCTACCCGTGACCATGCCGCTGGTGCTCACCTTCGTGGTGTCGCAGGCAATCCTCACCACCAACCCCAACGGCTCGGTGGCCGTCTGGATGTCGATGATTCCGCTTACCTCGCCCATTGCCATGGTCATGCGCCTGCCGTTCGGGGGCGTGCCGGCCTGGCAGCTGGCCACCTCGATGGTGCTGCTGGTGCTGGGCTTCATCTTCACCACCTGGCTGGCCGCCCGCATCTACCGCGTGGGCATTCTGATGTACGGCAAGAAAGTCAACTACCGCGAGCTGTCGAAGTGGATGTTCTATAAAGGCTAG
- a CDS encoding ChaN family lipoprotein has protein sequence MRISFLSFVLLMLSFAVHAQDRPAYRLFTAAGKPAGYDKMLKELAAADVVFFGEQHNDPMAHWLALQLTKDLLRLRQGQLVLGLEMFERDVQPLVDQYTTGELDDKAFEADSRPWPNYTTDYKPLLLLARQQKFRVVGTNVPRRYASQVAKGSLTALEALPAEEKAWLAPLPMTVDYELPGYKNMAKMFGGDAAHAAGVQNIIQAQALKDATMAHFLQQARPAGHLLLHVNGAYHSDNHDGILAYLRQQNPQLKVLTLSTVSQASLDKLDKENQQKADFVLVVPEDMTKTY, from the coding sequence ATGCGTATCTCGTTTCTCTCGTTTGTTCTGCTGATGCTCAGCTTCGCCGTGCACGCCCAGGATCGGCCCGCTTACCGCCTGTTCACGGCCGCCGGCAAGCCCGCCGGCTACGACAAGATGCTCAAGGAGCTGGCCGCTGCCGACGTGGTGTTCTTCGGCGAGCAGCACAACGATCCCATGGCCCACTGGCTGGCGCTGCAGCTCACCAAAGACCTGCTGCGCCTGCGCCAGGGCCAGCTGGTGCTGGGCCTGGAAATGTTTGAGCGCGACGTGCAGCCGCTGGTAGACCAGTACACCACCGGCGAGCTGGACGACAAAGCCTTCGAGGCCGATAGCCGCCCCTGGCCCAACTACACCACCGACTACAAGCCGCTGCTGCTGCTGGCGCGCCAGCAGAAATTCCGGGTGGTGGGCACCAACGTGCCGCGCCGCTACGCCTCGCAGGTAGCCAAAGGCAGCCTGACGGCCCTGGAGGCGTTGCCCGCCGAAGAGAAGGCCTGGCTTGCGCCCTTGCCGATGACGGTGGACTACGAGCTGCCCGGCTATAAGAACATGGCCAAGATGTTCGGCGGCGACGCGGCCCACGCGGCCGGCGTGCAGAACATCATTCAGGCTCAGGCCCTCAAGGATGCCACCATGGCCCACTTCCTGCAGCAGGCCCGCCCCGCCGGCCACCTGCTGCTCCACGTCAACGGTGCCTACCACTCCGACAACCACGACGGTATTCTGGCCTACCTGCGCCAGCAGAACCCGCAGCTGAAGGTGCTCACCCTCAGCACCGTCTCGCAGGCCAGCCTCGACAAGCTCGACAAGGAGAATCAGCAGAAAGCCGATTTCGTGCTGGTAGTGCCCGAGGACATGACCAAGACGTATTAA
- a CDS encoding GNAT family N-acetyltransferase, with protein sequence MVFRPAHLSDIPGMSVVRLAVTENALRDPALITPADYADYLVQRGRGWVAADEEFGRIVGFAVVDLQQHSVWALFVHPDFDQQGIGKELHRLLLDGYFAHTNMPISLSTEPGTRAEHFYRRQGWQETGSITSGEVRFELSQTAWQQRLAADSHAR encoded by the coding sequence ATGGTTTTTCGACCAGCTCACCTCTCCGATATTCCCGGCATGTCCGTGGTGCGCCTGGCCGTGACGGAAAACGCGCTCCGCGACCCGGCCCTGATTACGCCCGCCGACTACGCCGACTACCTCGTGCAGCGCGGTCGGGGCTGGGTGGCGGCAGACGAGGAATTCGGCAGGATTGTCGGCTTTGCTGTCGTTGATTTGCAGCAGCACAGCGTCTGGGCGCTGTTTGTGCACCCGGATTTCGACCAGCAGGGCATCGGCAAAGAACTGCACCGGCTGCTGTTGGATGGGTATTTCGCCCATACCAATATGCCCATCTCACTTAGCACCGAACCCGGCACCCGCGCCGAACATTTCTACCGCCGCCAGGGCTGGCAGGAAACTGGCAGCATCACTAGTGGCGAGGTGCGGTTTGAGCTAAGCCAGACCGCGTGGCAGCAGCGTTTAGCGGCCGACAGTCATGCGCGGTAG
- a CDS encoding MBL fold metallo-hydrolase encodes MLWHLTALAQPAFTVVPLGVQGGLSEGNLSAYLVAAAGSADYVCLDAGSLYTGVEKAVARQALPGPATKTIRTRIKGYLISHAHLDHVAGLLLNAPDDAPKPIYALPGCLATIQNDYFNWRAWPNFGPGGTAPALGKYQLQPLAIGQEMPLSNTTLHATAYALSHGRPFQSAAFLVRSGRHYLLYLGDTGADAVEQTENLRTVWQAVAPLLRAGQLRGIFMEASYPNQQPEKQLFGHLTPRLFWQELAVLAQLAGPTALRGLPVVVTHLKPTADREATIRRELEAGNMLGVRLIFPVQGEQLAF; translated from the coding sequence TTGCTTTGGCACCTGACGGCCTTGGCCCAACCGGCCTTCACGGTGGTGCCGCTGGGCGTGCAGGGCGGGCTTAGCGAGGGCAACCTGTCGGCGTATCTGGTGGCGGCGGCCGGCTCCGCCGATTACGTGTGCCTGGATGCGGGCAGCCTCTACACCGGCGTGGAAAAAGCCGTGGCCCGCCAGGCGCTGCCGGGGCCGGCCACCAAAACCATCCGCACCCGCATCAAAGGCTACCTGATTTCCCACGCCCACCTCGACCACGTAGCGGGCCTGCTGCTCAACGCCCCCGATGATGCGCCCAAGCCCATTTATGCGCTGCCCGGCTGCCTGGCTACCATCCAGAACGACTACTTCAACTGGCGCGCCTGGCCCAACTTCGGCCCCGGGGGCACGGCGCCGGCGCTGGGTAAATACCAGCTGCAGCCCTTGGCCATCGGGCAGGAAATGCCACTCAGCAACACCACGCTCCACGCCACGGCCTACGCGCTCAGCCACGGCCGGCCCTTCCAAAGTGCCGCGTTTCTGGTGCGCAGCGGCCGTCACTACCTGCTCTACCTCGGCGACACCGGGGCCGATGCCGTGGAGCAAACCGAGAACCTGCGCACGGTGTGGCAGGCGGTGGCGCCGCTGCTGCGGGCCGGCCAGCTCCGCGGGATTTTTATGGAAGCCTCCTACCCGAACCAGCAGCCGGAGAAGCAGCTATTCGGCCACCTGACGCCGCGGCTGTTCTGGCAGGAGCTGGCGGTGCTAGCCCAGCTGGCCGGCCCGACCGCCCTACGGGGTCTGCCGGTCGTGGTGACCCACCTCAAGCCCACTGCCGACCGCGAGGCCACCATCCGCCGCGAGCTGGAGGCCGGCAATATGCTCGGCGTCCGGCTGATTTTTCCGGTGCAGGGCGAACAGCTGGCTTTTTGA
- a CDS encoding HesB/IscA family protein, which translates to MATAVSTKLAPISLTPRALEEVRNILNEKSVPAEYGLRVGVQGGGCSGMSYLLGFDKPKDQDETFDLDGVTLIMDKKHAMYVLGMEVDFQDGLNARGFIFSNPQAKSTCGCGSSFSS; encoded by the coding sequence ATGGCAACGGCCGTCTCCACGAAACTTGCTCCCATCAGCCTCACGCCGCGCGCGCTGGAAGAGGTTCGGAATATCCTGAACGAGAAAAGCGTGCCCGCCGAATACGGCCTGCGCGTGGGCGTCCAGGGCGGGGGCTGCTCGGGCATGAGCTATCTGCTCGGCTTCGATAAGCCCAAAGACCAGGACGAAACCTTCGACCTCGACGGCGTAACGCTGATCATGGATAAGAAGCACGCCATGTACGTGCTGGGTATGGAAGTTGATTTCCAGGACGGCCTCAACGCCCGCGGCTTCATCTTCAGCAACCCCCAAGCCAAGAGCACCTGCGGCTGCGGCTCGTCGTTTTCGTCGTAA
- a CDS encoding 5' nucleotidase, NT5C type translates to MTKTRIAVDMDEVIADSIARFQEWYAHEFGQEMTLAQLRGQHFHEAVAPEHQPALRGYPNRPGFFKDLPLMADSQRVLRELAQRHELFIASAAMEFPNSFLDKYEWLQQHFSFISWQNVVFCGDKSILNADFLIDDNAFNFDNFRGEGLLFDAPHNALETRYRRVHSWQEIGDIFL, encoded by the coding sequence ATGACGAAAACGCGCATTGCCGTGGATATGGACGAGGTAATAGCCGACTCCATTGCCCGGTTTCAGGAGTGGTACGCCCACGAGTTCGGGCAGGAAATGACGCTGGCGCAGCTGCGTGGCCAACACTTCCACGAGGCCGTGGCGCCGGAGCATCAGCCCGCCCTGCGCGGCTACCCCAACCGGCCCGGCTTCTTCAAAGACCTGCCCCTCATGGCCGACAGCCAGCGTGTGCTGCGGGAGCTGGCCCAGCGCCACGAGCTGTTTATCGCCTCGGCGGCCATGGAGTTTCCCAACTCGTTTCTGGACAAGTACGAGTGGCTGCAACAGCACTTCAGCTTTATTTCGTGGCAGAACGTGGTGTTCTGCGGCGACAAAAGCATCCTCAACGCCGACTTCCTCATCGACGATAACGCCTTCAACTTCGACAACTTCCGGGGGGAAGGCCTGCTGTTCGACGCGCCGCACAATGCCTTGGAAACCCGTTACCGACGCGTGCACAGCTGGCAGGAAATCGGCGACATCTTCCTGTAG
- the bshA gene encoding N-acetyl-alpha-D-glucosaminyl L-malate synthase BshA, producing MNIGIVCYPTFGGSGVVATELGKALAQRGHRVHFITYSQPVRLDFFNENLFYHEVYIPPYPLFQFPPYELALASKMVDIVQNEKLDVLHVHYAIPHASAAYMAKQILITKGIRVPVITTLHGTDITLVGKDASYEPVVTFSINQSDGVTAVSADLRKETYEYFAIEKDIEVIPNFINLDRFKKQDKSHFKAAIAPDGEKLLIHTSNFRSVKRVEDVVHIFDGVRKKMPAKLLLVGDGPDRPRIEKLCRDLGLSSNDVRFLGKLEAVEEVLSVSDLFLMPSEKESFGLAALEAMACEVPVISTNAGGIPELNEHGITGMTSNVGDVEDMVKNALFVLQDDNLPRFKDAARAHAETFAVGNIVPRYEACYQRAIDAVLAATA from the coding sequence ATGAACATCGGTATTGTCTGTTACCCCACCTTTGGCGGCTCCGGCGTGGTAGCCACCGAGCTGGGCAAAGCCCTGGCTCAGCGCGGCCACCGCGTCCACTTCATCACCTACAGCCAGCCGGTTCGCCTCGATTTCTTCAACGAGAACCTGTTCTACCACGAGGTCTACATTCCGCCCTACCCGCTGTTTCAGTTTCCGCCCTACGAGCTGGCGCTGGCCTCCAAGATGGTGGACATCGTGCAGAACGAGAAGCTGGACGTGCTGCACGTGCACTACGCCATTCCGCACGCCTCGGCGGCCTACATGGCCAAGCAGATCCTCATCACCAAAGGCATCCGCGTGCCGGTCATCACCACCCTGCACGGCACCGACATTACGCTGGTGGGCAAAGACGCCAGCTACGAGCCCGTGGTCACGTTCAGCATCAACCAGTCGGATGGCGTAACGGCCGTTTCGGCGGATCTGCGCAAGGAAACCTACGAGTACTTCGCCATCGAGAAGGACATTGAGGTGATTCCCAACTTCATCAACCTGGACCGCTTCAAAAAGCAGGACAAGAGCCACTTTAAGGCCGCCATTGCGCCCGACGGCGAGAAGCTGCTCATTCACACCTCCAACTTCCGCTCCGTGAAGCGCGTCGAGGACGTGGTGCACATCTTCGACGGCGTTCGTAAGAAAATGCCCGCCAAGCTGCTGCTCGTCGGCGACGGGCCCGACCGGCCTCGCATTGAGAAGCTCTGCCGCGACCTGGGCCTGAGCAGCAACGACGTGCGCTTCCTGGGCAAGCTGGAGGCCGTGGAGGAAGTGCTCAGCGTGTCGGATCTGTTCCTGATGCCTTCCGAGAAAGAAAGCTTCGGCTTGGCGGCGCTGGAGGCCATGGCCTGCGAAGTGCCCGTTATCAGCACCAACGCCGGCGGCATTCCCGAGCTGAACGAGCACGGCATCACGGGCATGACCAGCAACGTCGGCGACGTGGAAGACATGGTGAAAAACGCCCTGTTCGTGCTCCAGGACGACAACCTGCCTCGCTTCAAAGACGCCGCCCGCGCCCACGCCGAAACCTTCGCCGTCGGCAACATCGTTCCCCGCTACGAGGCCTGCTACCAGCGCGCCATCGACGCGGTGCTGGCTGCTACGGCCTGA